A region of Pyxidicoccus parkwaysis DNA encodes the following proteins:
- a CDS encoding bestrophin-like domain — protein sequence MRHWIIATGMVLGLELVLALLLFLAIEMAHRYALKKKLASSQLPSASVVSGVVFSLMGLVLAFSYSEAARHLEAHRQLVVDEANAITNVWFRIDVLPASEQPPLRGLLRQYLDERIQAHQMLPDVEEFEVHRARAAGLQRQFWAEMVKFTDKAPGKEVLLLPPVLLMADVASQRTLAVRTHISSPAFLFMLGLALVGASLVGVTTARGPSRNWPYRLVFVGVVSAAIHVVVDMEYPRTGIVSTATADSLLLELRETMR from the coding sequence ATGAGGCATTGGATAATCGCCACGGGCATGGTGCTGGGCCTGGAGTTGGTGCTGGCCCTCCTCCTGTTCCTGGCCATCGAAATGGCCCACCGCTACGCGCTCAAGAAGAAGCTCGCCTCCTCCCAGCTCCCCTCGGCCTCCGTGGTCTCCGGCGTGGTCTTCTCCTTGATGGGGCTCGTCCTGGCCTTCTCCTACTCGGAGGCGGCCAGGCATCTGGAAGCCCACCGGCAACTGGTGGTCGACGAGGCCAACGCCATCACCAACGTGTGGTTCCGCATCGATGTGCTTCCAGCCTCGGAGCAACCCCCACTGAGAGGGCTGCTCCGGCAGTACCTGGACGAGCGCATCCAGGCGCATCAAATGCTCCCAGACGTGGAGGAGTTCGAGGTGCACCGCGCCAGGGCCGCGGGCCTTCAGCGGCAATTCTGGGCGGAGATGGTGAAGTTCACGGACAAAGCTCCAGGCAAGGAGGTGCTGCTGCTCCCTCCGGTGCTCCTCATGGCCGACGTCGCGTCCCAGCGCACGCTCGCCGTGCGCACGCACATCAGCTCCCCGGCCTTTCTCTTCATGCTGGGGCTGGCCCTGGTCGGGGCCTCGCTCGTGGGCGTCACCACGGCGCGGGGCCCAAGCCGCAACTGGCCCTACCGGCTGGTGTTCGTGGGCGTCGTGTCCGCGGCCATCCACGTGGTCGTGGACATGGAGTACCCGCGCACCGGCATCGTCAGCACCGCGACCGCGGACTCCCTCCTCCTGGAGCTGCGTGAGACGATGCGCTGA
- a CDS encoding pirin family protein — MAWQMPDEPFVDSEPGSALETVIMPRTRDLGDGFEVRRALPSVRRRMVGPFIFFDQMGPAMFQSGHGLDVRPHPHIGLATVTYLFEGEVLHRDSLGTVQSIHPGAVNWMVAGRGITHSERTPPGMRAAGGNLYGIQIWVAVPKTHEETAPGFTHTPAEALPVLDDAGTRVRVIAGELYGARSPVKTMSELFYADAVLAPRAKLQVRASHEERAAYIAEGLVELDGQTYGPGQLLILRPGAEVVVNASDEKGGRVLLFGGEPMDGPRHIWWNFVSSSRERIEQAKEDWKAGRMEKVPGETEFIPLPEPEPSGVARYP; from the coding sequence ATGGCCTGGCAGATGCCCGACGAGCCCTTTGTCGATTCGGAGCCCGGCTCCGCGCTGGAGACCGTCATCATGCCGCGCACGCGGGACCTCGGTGATGGCTTCGAGGTGCGCCGTGCATTGCCCTCCGTGCGGCGCCGCATGGTGGGCCCCTTCATCTTCTTCGACCAGATGGGGCCGGCGATGTTCCAGTCCGGACACGGCCTGGACGTGCGGCCGCATCCGCACATCGGCCTGGCCACGGTGACGTACCTCTTCGAGGGCGAGGTGCTCCACCGCGACAGCCTGGGCACGGTGCAGTCCATCCACCCCGGCGCGGTGAACTGGATGGTGGCCGGCCGTGGCATCACCCACTCGGAGCGCACGCCTCCGGGGATGCGCGCGGCGGGCGGGAATCTCTACGGCATCCAAATCTGGGTGGCCGTGCCGAAGACGCACGAGGAGACGGCGCCCGGCTTCACGCACACGCCCGCGGAGGCCCTGCCCGTGCTGGATGACGCGGGGACGCGGGTGCGGGTGATTGCCGGCGAGTTGTATGGCGCACGCTCGCCCGTGAAGACGATGTCGGAGCTCTTCTACGCGGACGCGGTGCTCGCGCCCCGCGCGAAGCTCCAGGTGCGTGCGAGCCACGAGGAGCGCGCGGCCTACATCGCCGAGGGGCTGGTGGAGCTCGATGGGCAGACGTACGGGCCCGGGCAGCTCCTCATCCTCCGGCCCGGCGCGGAGGTGGTGGTCAACGCCTCGGACGAGAAGGGCGGCCGCGTGCTGCTCTTCGGTGGCGAGCCCATGGATGGGCCGCGCCACATCTGGTGGAACTTCGTCTCCAGCTCGCGCGAGCGAATCGAGCAGGCGAAGGAGGACTGGAAGGCCGGCCGCATGGAGAAGGTCCCCGGCGAGACGGAGTTCATCCCGCTGCCGGAGCCCGAGCCCTCTGGCGTCGCGCGCTACCCGTGA
- a CDS encoding right-handed parallel beta-helix repeat-containing protein, whose protein sequence is MKRAKWLGVGLLTMLLGACSQVQKTSEEAGTKLPGTGQGTEEEAPGTGGSGAPSHAPSTQRPQHFSREWYVGPSGSDHAAGSKQAPFRTIRRALKAVGPGEVIQVLPGIYAESVVIDGDVKPGRKDAPITLKSQGRVRIFPGGGGTLVQIRKPHWIVEGFEIDVRKQPRFAVLFEGNTEGSMLLGSHIHDGTLGGGVTTFGGAHGVTIEGNNIHDFHKKPRGDSHGIVVQATSRDITIRDNDIHDNSGDSVQCLKPDRPGQTPARGLLIEKNRLYSNDENAVDIKTCSNVVIRDNDMHDFRKSATSAGEAVVVHYSARDVRVVNNRIAVAGRGISIGGVKDGHQPNPTAVEVEGNRITDIEKTGGSDGTGIRVENAKDVAVVGNTIDKTEGYGLMVGLGANNAPSENVTVAENVVRSPNLVRLGRHRPGLRMDRNRYAKGGLLKADPKEVRDLTQWKSLSGVDVTSSQVP, encoded by the coding sequence ATGAAGCGAGCGAAGTGGCTGGGCGTGGGCCTGCTCACCATGCTGCTGGGCGCATGCAGTCAGGTGCAGAAGACCTCGGAAGAGGCAGGCACGAAGCTCCCTGGCACCGGGCAGGGCACGGAGGAGGAAGCTCCAGGCACGGGAGGCTCGGGGGCTCCGTCGCACGCTCCCTCCACCCAGCGTCCGCAGCACTTCTCCCGCGAGTGGTACGTGGGCCCCTCGGGCTCCGACCACGCCGCCGGCTCGAAGCAGGCCCCGTTCCGCACCATCCGCCGGGCCCTGAAGGCGGTGGGCCCCGGTGAGGTCATCCAGGTCCTCCCGGGCATCTACGCGGAGAGCGTCGTCATCGACGGCGACGTGAAGCCAGGGCGCAAGGACGCGCCAATCACCCTCAAGTCCCAGGGCCGCGTGCGCATCTTCCCGGGTGGGGGAGGGACACTCGTGCAGATTCGCAAGCCCCACTGGATTGTCGAAGGCTTCGAAATCGACGTGAGGAAGCAGCCGCGCTTCGCCGTCCTCTTCGAGGGCAACACCGAGGGCTCCATGCTCCTGGGCTCGCACATCCACGACGGCACCCTGGGCGGCGGCGTCACCACCTTCGGCGGAGCGCACGGCGTCACCATCGAGGGCAACAACATCCACGACTTCCACAAGAAGCCCCGAGGCGACTCGCACGGCATCGTCGTCCAGGCCACCTCCCGAGACATCACCATCCGCGACAACGACATCCACGACAACTCGGGTGACTCGGTGCAGTGCCTCAAGCCGGACCGGCCGGGCCAGACGCCCGCGCGCGGGCTGCTCATCGAGAAGAATCGCCTCTACTCCAATGACGAGAACGCGGTGGACATCAAGACGTGCAGCAACGTAGTCATCCGCGACAACGACATGCACGACTTCCGGAAGTCCGCCACCTCCGCGGGCGAGGCCGTCGTCGTCCACTACTCGGCGCGCGACGTCCGCGTGGTGAACAACCGCATCGCCGTCGCGGGCCGAGGCATCTCCATCGGCGGCGTGAAGGACGGACACCAGCCGAACCCGACCGCGGTCGAGGTGGAGGGCAACCGCATCACCGACATCGAGAAGACGGGTGGCAGCGACGGCACCGGCATCCGCGTGGAGAACGCGAAGGACGTGGCGGTGGTGGGCAACACCATCGACAAGACGGAGGGCTACGGGCTGATGGTCGGCCTGGGAGCCAACAACGCCCCCAGTGAGAACGTGACAGTCGCCGAGAATGTCGTCCGGAGCCCCAACCTCGTGCGGCTCGGCAGGCACCGGCCCGGGCTGCGCATGGACCGCAACCGCTACGCGAAGGGCGGGCTGCTCAAGGCGGACCCGAAGGAAGTCCGGGACCTGACGCAGTGGAAGAGCCTCTCCGGGGTGGATGTCACTTCCTCGCAGGTGCCCTGA
- a CDS encoding DUF2381 family protein, with amino-acid sequence MSASRRSAGARRLDPLLGAPLRACWRCQGAHPGGHAPLLQPVRWALALVLLGGAAPRADAAPPRTKRERPVAVVADPAAPLPEIHVEAAAPTVLFFATTIAESTLTVDEQPRTVDTAAVPGNGSRIRVLDVGKRSIIVQPVEDLAAGERHELAVFFADGRAPARAAFVLVTGTPSAGAATLATGRRWALSVSAPLRASPRQCRR; translated from the coding sequence ATGAGCGCTTCCCGGAGATCGGCGGGCGCTCGGCGCCTTGACCCTCTGCTCGGGGCTCCCCTGCGCGCTTGCTGGCGATGCCAGGGTGCCCATCCGGGAGGTCATGCACCATTGCTGCAACCTGTACGATGGGCCCTTGCGCTTGTGCTGCTGGGGGGAGCTGCGCCGCGAGCAGATGCCGCCCCGCCGCGCACGAAGCGAGAGCGGCCTGTCGCGGTCGTCGCCGACCCGGCCGCGCCGTTGCCCGAGATTCATGTCGAAGCGGCAGCGCCGACGGTGTTGTTCTTCGCGACGACGATCGCCGAAAGCACGCTGACGGTTGACGAGCAGCCGCGCACGGTCGACACGGCGGCGGTTCCCGGCAACGGGTCTCGGATTCGGGTGCTCGACGTCGGCAAGCGCTCGATCATCGTTCAGCCCGTCGAGGATCTCGCGGCGGGTGAGCGACACGAGCTTGCGGTTTTCTTCGCGGACGGGCGCGCACCGGCACGGGCGGCGTTCGTGCTCGTGACCGGCACCCCGAGCGCTGGAGCCGCGACACTCGCAACTGGACGCCGATGGGCCCTGTCCGTCTCGGCCCCTCTCCGAGCCTCACCCCGGCAGTGCAGGAGATGA